The bacterium genome window below encodes:
- a CDS encoding GntR family transcriptional regulator, translating into MCEISFKKQDVVPVYKQLREYLKKEIKTGRLSKGAKLLSEIDLANKCSLSRDTVRKALNELINEGLLVTQQGKGTFISKPKKLVSRGNNEIAVLLPALSVGQSYSQILDGINDYLRPKNYNLVLYLSTSSEAEEAKCIKALLHKKVEGLIWVICAYTQNKSCDNIRKMIQSAVPFVLVDNYNKDIKTNKVIVDNFLSIYQAVKYLIKFGHQQIGFIIRSTTSSSVNDRLSGYKQALRDSGIRFNPKFIVDTYKKSETEVRQILKALLTEKKRPTAIINLATFDYLQFIVRIISKLGLKIPDNISLIQMENTEGLLCDPSLTFIDYPTYELGYEAAKLLLNKTMKSKKNEYAEIRLNAELVIRDSVSEAFCDTSGGKNLIRLV; encoded by the coding sequence ATGTGCGAAATAAGTTTTAAAAAACAAGACGTTGTTCCTGTTTATAAACAACTAAGAGAATATCTTAAGAAGGAAATCAAGACGGGGCGACTCTCTAAAGGAGCTAAGCTATTATCTGAAATAGACCTGGCAAATAAATGTTCGCTCAGTCGTGACACGGTGAGAAAAGCCCTGAATGAACTCATAAATGAGGGATTACTGGTAACACAACAAGGTAAGGGGACATTTATAAGCAAACCAAAGAAACTAGTATCTCGGGGTAATAATGAAATAGCTGTCTTACTTCCTGCTTTAAGTGTTGGACAATCTTACAGCCAGATTCTGGATGGAATAAATGATTATTTAAGACCAAAGAATTATAATCTTGTTCTGTATTTGAGTACAAGTAGTGAAGCAGAGGAAGCAAAATGCATAAAAGCACTCCTGCATAAAAAAGTAGAAGGTCTAATCTGGGTCATTTGTGCATATACACAGAATAAATCTTGCGACAATATAAGAAAAATGATTCAAAGTGCTGTTCCTTTTGTACTTGTTGATAATTACAATAAAGATATAAAAACAAATAAGGTGATTGTTGATAATTTTCTAAGTATATACCAGGCAGTGAAATATCTTATAAAATTTGGACATCAACAAATTGGCTTTATAATTAGAAGCACTACTTCTTCAAGTGTAAATGATAGATTGAGTGGATACAAACAAGCTCTCAGAGACTCTGGGATTAGATTTAACCCCAAATTTATTGTAGACACCTATAAAAAAAGTGAAACAGAAGTCAGGCAGATACTAAAAGCGTTATTAACTGAAAAAAAACGCCCAACCGCTATTATTAATCTTGCTACCTTTGATTATCTGCAGTTTATTGTACGCATAATTAGTAAATTAGGTTTGAAGATACCTGACAATATATCATTAATCCAGATGGAAAATACCGAAGGACTTCTCTGTGATCCTTCTCTCACTTTTATTGATTATCCCACTTATGAACTTGGATATGAGGCGGCTAAGTTATTACTGAACAAAACCATGAAAAGTAAGAAAAATGAATATGCAGAGATAAGACTAAATGCTGAACTGGTTATTAGAGACTCCGTGTCGGAAGCCTTTTGCGATACTTCTGGCGGTAAAAATTTAATAAGGTTAGTATGA
- a CDS encoding carbohydrate-binding family 9-like protein, with translation MKKCILNSGIFIIPFLIVGILGFSWCKRELEIYVCHYTDEKITIDGIFDESCWRKANKIKFYHLEKIHTEPQRHLAPFSPTTAKLLWDKEYLYFAMEAEDKDIWGTITEHDSVLCNEDVLEIFLKPRENKYSYYEFEISPKNVTWDLFYPSRGVSAGGPFQKRWSKYESNLKSATKVYGTLNKWKDKDEKWTLEVAIPFSSLKEVIAGTPRNGEQWRFALCRYDYSVYLENHEYSSSARLSLVWFHKYEDYNILEFRK, from the coding sequence ATGAAAAAATGTATTTTAAATTCAGGTATTTTTATTATACCGTTTCTTATAGTAGGGATTTTAGGATTTTCGTGGTGTAAGAGAGAACTTGAGATATATGTTTGTCACTATACAGATGAGAAAATAACGATTGATGGAATTTTTGATGAATCGTGCTGGAGAAAGGCAAATAAAATTAAGTTCTATCATTTAGAGAAAATACATACAGAGCCTCAGCGGCATCTTGCCCCCTTTTCTCCAACAACTGCAAAACTCCTCTGGGATAAAGAATATCTCTATTTTGCAATGGAAGCAGAAGATAAAGATATTTGGGGAACAATAACCGAGCACGATTCTGTTCTATGCAACGAAGATGTTCTGGAGATATTTTTAAAGCCCAGAGAAAATAAATATTCCTATTATGAGTTTGAAATAAGTCCTAAGAATGTAACATGGGACTTATTTTATCCAAGCCGCGGAGTATCGGCTGGTGGTCCTTTTCAAAAAAGATGGTCAAAATATGAGTCAAATCTGAAGAGTGCAACAAAGGTGTATGGAACACTAAACAAGTGGAAGGATAAAGATGAAAAATGGACTCTTGAGGTAGCAATACCTTTTTCATCGTTGAAAGAAGTTATTGCCGGGACGCCACGTAACGGTGAACAGTGGCGTTTCGCATTGTGCAGATATGACTATTCTGTTTACTTGGAAAATCACGAGTATTCGAGTAGTGCACGTCTAAGTCTAGTATGGTTTCACAAATATGAGGACTACAATATCCTAGAGTTTAGAAAATAA